In Saccharolobus solfataricus, a genomic segment contains:
- a CDS encoding AAA family ATPase: protein MIFDLHPKETIEELVGREKEVEHCISQILSKNWIIIGGQREIGKTSLMKVVINEIKKREQIAGIYINLRGVRSLNSLLTILVSEINKEKISWRFKVNINFLITSAGIEIRGGSKRRVVNSLIELLNSSDEIVIAFDEVQELSFASKQFLDILGNVYATNPKVHMIFSGSYVGLVKALLSPPSDSPLHGRPPTEIRL from the coding sequence TTGATATTTGATCTTCATCCAAAGGAAACCATTGAGGAACTTGTAGGTAGAGAGAAGGAGGTTGAGCATTGTATTTCGCAGATTCTTTCTAAAAACTGGATAATAATTGGCGGTCAAAGAGAGATTGGAAAAACTTCATTAATGAAAGTTGTTATAAACGAGATAAAGAAAAGGGAGCAAATAGCCGGTATTTATATCAATTTAAGAGGAGTAAGAAGTTTAAATTCGCTTCTTACTATTTTAGTTTCAGAAATTAATAAGGAGAAAATCTCATGGAGGTTTAAAGTTAATATTAACTTTCTAATAACTTCAGCGGGAATTGAAATAAGAGGAGGTAGCAAAAGAAGGGTAGTAAATAGTTTAATAGAACTCCTAAACTCGTCAGATGAGATAGTAATCGCATTCGATGAGGTACAAGAGTTGTCCTTTGCGTCTAAGCAGTTTTTGGACATCTTGGGAAACGTTTACGCAACTAATCCCAAAGTTCACATGATATTTTCCGGTTCTTATGTGGGTCTTGTTAAAGCTTTATTATCACCTCCGTCAGACTCTCCGCTACATGGAAGACCACCTACTGAGATTAGACTGTAA
- a CDS encoding IS630-like element ISC1048 family transposase: MQDLVQAYKEEKNARIKERILAVKLHVVDGKSEKEVSKMLNKGYSTIKLWIGKYKKEGLDGLKDKPRSGRPRKVEEEKIKQILEDKPQKYGIQQEYWTMKTLKIALQEQGIEYKKSRLYELVHELGYNLVKPRPTNIQAEKDKWEDFKKKIKKLERKALFFLDECRTVISTSIKKVLAKVGSKPVMRVNIGFSSIYVILAINAWTGEVVVSLAKRPNSESVKYFLRYFKRRVGSGRVYMVMDNYSPHKTKGTLEVCRRKGIHPVFTPPYSPELNMAEAVFKSLKNYMSNKIFYTIEDVKNCIKQFFEENKYRFNLNAITYLGLDKIEV, from the coding sequence ATGCAAGATTTGGTTCAAGCTTATAAGGAAGAGAAGAACGCGAGAATTAAGGAGAGGATTCTTGCAGTGAAGCTGCACGTAGTTGATGGTAAATCGGAGAAAGAAGTTTCGAAAATGCTTAACAAGGGCTATTCCACGATAAAATTGTGGATTGGCAAGTACAAGAAAGAAGGTCTTGATGGACTAAAGGACAAGCCCAGATCAGGAAGACCCAGAAAAGTAGAAGAGGAAAAGATAAAACAAATTCTGGAAGATAAGCCCCAAAAATACGGAATACAACAAGAATATTGGACAATGAAAACACTCAAGATAGCACTACAAGAACAAGGAATAGAATACAAGAAATCCAGACTATACGAACTAGTCCACGAACTAGGATACAACCTAGTAAAACCCAGACCCACCAACATCCAAGCAGAAAAGGACAAGTGGGAAGATTTTAAAAAAAAAATAAAGAAATTGGAAAGAAAGGCACTGTTCTTTCTAGACGAGTGTAGGACAGTAATTAGCACGTCAATTAAGAAGGTTCTAGCTAAGGTTGGCAGTAAGCCCGTAATGCGCGTCAATATAGGTTTTTCCTCAATCTATGTTATTCTAGCTATAAACGCTTGGACCGGCGAAGTAGTGGTTTCTCTTGCTAAAAGGCCTAACTCTGAATCCGTTAAGTATTTCTTGAGGTACTTTAAGAGGCGTGTGGGTAGTGGTAGGGTTTACATGGTCATGGATAATTACTCTCCTCACAAGACTAAGGGTACGCTTGAGGTTTGTCGCAGGAAGGGTATTCATCCCGTGTTTACTCCTCCTTACTCGCCTGAGCTTAATATGGCTGAGGCGGTCTTCAAGTCCCTCAAGAACTACATGAGCAATAAAATATTCTATACGATAGAAGACGTTAAAAACTGTATTAAACAGTTCTTTGAAGAAAATAAGTATAGATTTAATCTTAATGCAATAACATACCTAGGATTAGATAAAATTGAAGTCTAA
- a CDS encoding IS5-like element ISC1058 family transposase, producing MGKSKYKRDWSKYDENVITRYKLMFPFYVFEHWWDLLAEENRNARTKYKAPKEFDEFLAFLHIFLPYRAIEGVLRALEQLKIIPTSLDYSTIWKRVRNMKITFPEASDELEVIADATGISTNTGGQYIVAKWGKTRDSKFLKIEIVMDNNEFNVINAEVTSNEVESAVKTVKDLQDKGKKVKKFYGDKTYDANEVYKTGVEVVVPPKKNASTKRGHLARRKAVREFRKLGYDRWREEKGYGVRWRVESLFSAVKRTFGESVRATSFAGQVVEAKLKFWAYAWMVHLANSVVGRAPGIRV from the coding sequence ATGGGAAAGAGTAAGTACAAGAGGGACTGGAGCAAGTACGACGAGAACGTCATTACTAGATATAAGTTGATGTTCCCCTTCTACGTATTCGAACATTGGTGGGACTTATTAGCAGAGGAGAACAGGAACGCTAGGACAAAGTATAAAGCTCCGAAGGAGTTCGACGAATTCCTAGCCTTCCTCCACATCTTCCTACCTTACAGAGCAATAGAAGGAGTATTAAGAGCCTTAGAACAATTGAAGATCATCCCCACAAGCCTCGATTACTCAACAATATGGAAGAGAGTGAGGAACATGAAAATAACCTTCCCCGAGGCAAGTGACGAACTTGAAGTAATTGCAGACGCTACAGGCATTAGCACAAACACGGGAGGACAATACATTGTTGCCAAGTGGGGTAAGACTAGGGATTCAAAATTCCTCAAGATCGAGATAGTAATGGACAATAACGAATTCAACGTGATAAACGCTGAGGTCACTAGCAACGAGGTTGAAAGCGCTGTAAAAACAGTTAAGGATCTTCAAGATAAGGGAAAGAAGGTCAAGAAGTTTTATGGAGATAAGACATATGACGCCAATGAGGTTTACAAGACCGGAGTTGAGGTTGTAGTTCCTCCCAAGAAGAACGCTTCTACTAAAAGGGGCCATCTTGCTAGACGTAAGGCTGTGCGGGAGTTTAGGAAGTTGGGTTATGATCGTTGGAGGGAGGAGAAGGGTTATGGCGTTAGGTGGAGGGTCGAGTCCTTGTTCTCTGCGGTGAAGCGTACTTTTGGGGAATCGGTTAGGGCAACAAGTTTTGCTGGACAAGTAGTTGAGGCTAAGCTCAAGTTCTGGGCTTACGCGTGGATGGTTCACTTGGCGAATTCTGTAGTCGGTAGGGCTCCGGGCATTAGGGTGTAA